The genomic region TGAGGTGAACAGCGCGTCCGCCCAGCGGGCGCCCAGCTCCTTGCTCTGCCTCGACGCCCCGGCCTGGAAGAGCACCGGGCGGCGGCCCTGGTAGCCGCCGGGCAGCGGAAGCACCCCGGACGTCCGGTAGAACTCGCCGCTGAAGTCCACGGGCCGGGTGCGCCGCGCGTCGATGTAGACGTCGGCCGCGGCGTCGGCGACCACGGCGTCCTCGGGCAACGAGGCCCACAGCGCGTCGACGGCGGAGATGAACTCCTCGGCCTTGCGGTAGCGCGCCTGCGGTTCGAGGACCTCGTCGACGCCGAGCGCGGAGCGGGTGACGTCCTCCTGGCTGGTGATGATGTTCCAGCCGGCGCGTCCCTTGCTGACGTGGTCGAGGGTCGCGATCGAGCGGGCGAGCAGGAACGGGTTGCCGTGGATCGCCGGGTTGGTCGACACCAGGCCGATGTGCTCGGTCTCGCGCGCCAGCGCCGCGAGCAGGACGGTCGGATCCGTCCCGCGCCACGGCCGGCGGTAGGAGGCGGCGTCGAGCGAGCCGAGGCGGTCGGCGATGAAGATCGCATCGAAGCGGGCCCGCTCGGCGAGCCGCGCGATCTCGGTGTAGTAGTCGATGCCGGCGATCCAGTCCGACGTCGGCGGCAGGGTCTTCCAGGCCGCGTCGTGGCGGCCGGTCGCCTGCAGGTTCAGGCACAGTCGCACCTGTCGAGTCACGAGTATTCCTTGCGGTCGTCGGGAGCGGGAGGTCGTCGGAAGCAGGTGGTCGTCGGCGTCAGGGGGCGTCCGCGTCAGGGGGCGTCGACGTCAGGAGGCGTCGACGTCAGGAGACGGCGAGGCCGGCCCGCAGCCGTTCGCGCTGCTCTCGGTCGGCCGGTCGGGAGGTGAGGGTCGGCGCCGACTCCACGAGCAGCCGGGTGTACGGGTGCGACGGCGCGCTGACGATGCGCGCGGTGTCGCCGGCCTCGACGATCCGGCTGCGGTAGAGCACGATCGTCCGGTCGGAGATGCCCGCGACCGAGCCGAGATCGTGGGAGATGAACAGCATCGCGACGTCGAGGGTGGAGCGCAGCTCGCGGAGCAGCTCGAGGATCGCGACGCGGTTGGCCGAGTCCAGTGCGCTCACCGGCTCGTCGAGGATCAGCAGGCGCGGCTCGCCGATGAGCGCACGGGCGATCGCCACCCGCTGACGCTGCCCGCCGGAGAGCTCGCCGGGGAACCGCTCCAGCAGCGACTCGTCGAGCCGGACGGCGCGGAACTGGCGGCGGACGGCGGCGGCGATCGCCGCCCGGTCGAGCCCGCCGCGGATGCGCAGCGGTTCCGCGACGGACGCGGCGACGGTGTGTTCCGGGTCGAGGCTGCGCAGCGGATCCTGGAACACGTACTGGACGACGCCCTCGCGGCCGAACGCCCGCCGCTGGCGCCCCGACAGGTGGGTGACGTCCCGCCCGCCGACGTGCACGGACCCGGCCGAGGCCCGCACCAGGCCGAGCACCGCGCGCGCGAGGGTCGACTTGCCCGCCCCGGACTCGCCGATGACGCCGACGGTCTCGCCCGGGCGGATCACCAGGGAGGCGTCCTCGAGCGCCTGCTTGCGCCCGCGGCCGCGGCCGAACTGGACGCCGAGCCCGTCGACCCGCAGGACCGGCTCCAGCGACTCGGGCGCGCTCGAACTCCTCGGCTCCGGTACCTGCACCTGCACCGGGGCCTGCACCGGGGCCGAGCCCGATGCCGGCGCCGATGCCGGCGCCGAGGCCGGCGGGCGCGAACCGGTGCCGGCGGCGCGCAGGCCGTACTGCTCGTGCTCGGCGACCAGCAGCCGGGTGTACTCGTGCCGCGGGGCGTGCAGGATCGCGGCCGTGGGGCCCTGCTCGACGACGTGCCCGTCGCGCATGACCAGCACCTCGTCGCAGAGCTGGGCCACGACGGCGAGATCGTGCGAGACGACGATGAGCGACAGCCCGATCCGCTCCTTCAGCTCGACGAGCAGGTCGAGGATGCCGGCCTGCACCGTGGTGTCGAGCGCGGTCGTCGCCTCGTCGGCGATGAGTACCTCGGGATCGAGAGAGATCGCGATGGCGATGAGGACGCGTTGCAGCATCCCGCCGGACAGCTCGTGCACGTACTGCTCGTAGACGTACGCGGGATCGCGCAGGTGGACGGCGTCGAGCAGCTCGATGGCCCGCTGTTTCGCCGCGGGCCGGTTGAGCCCCTGCTTGACCCGCAGCACCTCCTGGACCTGCTTGCCGACCCGGATCGACGGGTTGAGGTACGACGCCGGGTCCTGGAACACGGCGCTGATCGAGCTGCCGCGCAGGGCCGTCCACTCCGGCCGGGACAGGCCCGCGACGTCGCGGCCGAGCAGCTCGATCGAGCCGCCGGCGACCTCGATGTGCTTCGGCAGGACGCCGAGCACGGCCTTGCAGGTCAACGACTTGCCGCTGCCGGACTCCCCGACGATGCCGACGACCCCGCCGCGGGCGAGGCGCAGGCTCACGCCGTGCACCAGCTCCTCGTCGGCGGCGTCGTTGTGGATCCGCACGTCGGTCAGCGTGAGCACCGTGTCGCGGCCGGCCGCGTCGCGGTCGGCGGGACCAGGCACGCTCGGCGTCATCGGTTGCTCCTCAAACACAGCCGGAACGTCAGGCATGGACGGAACGTCAGTCATGGCGGGGACGTCAGTCATGGCCGGGACGGATCTGTCGGGTCCGCCAGCTCCGCCAGCGCGGCGAGTCGCCGGGTCCGGTTGGAGCGGGCGGTCTTCTCGCCGGTCAGGGCGCGGCCGGTCTCGCCCGCGGCGTCCCGGATGGCGTCCGCGAGCAGGTTGCAGGCCAGGACGGCGGCGAGGATGAGCAGGGTCGGGAAGACCGGTGCGTACGGCTTCTGGGCGAGGTAGCCCAGGTCGGAGGCGAGGATCCCGCCCCAGGTCGGGGTGGGCGGCTGGATCCCGATACCGAGGAACGTCAGGCTCGAGATCACCACGAGCCCGATGCCGAGGGTGGTGGCCAGAGTGACGGCGATCGACGGCAGCACCTTGGACCACACGTGGCTGCGGACGATCCAGCTCGTCGACGCCCCGGCGATGGAGGCCGCCTCCACGTACTGCGACCGGGCGACGGACATCGTCGCCGCCCGGCTCACCCGGTAGAACACGGGTGCGATGAGCATGCCGACGACGATCATGGCCTGGGTGATGCCGTTGCCGAGCAGCGCCGTCATGGCGACCGCGAAGACGAGGAACGGCAGGGCGATGAACGTGTCGACGACCCGCAGGCTCAGCCACTCGAACACCGAGCCGAGATAGACCGACAGGATGCCGGGGATCGTGCCGAGTACCAGGGCGATCCCGGCGACCTCCAGCGCGCTGAGGATGCTCAGCGGCGCGCCGGCGAGGATGCGGCTGAGCACGTCGCGGCCGATGTAGTCGGTGCCCAGCAGGTGGCTGGCCGAGGGGCCGGCAAGCGTCCGGTCGCTCCCCTTCAGCGGGTCGTAGGGCGCCAGGACGGGGCCCAGCACGGCCACGACGGCGATGATCGCGAGCAGGGCGAGGGCGACCCGCGCGCTGGTGAGCCGCAACAGTGTTCTGATCACGCCTCAGACCCCCCGGTTGGCGTCGGGGGTGACGCGGTTGAGCACGATGTTGACAAGCAGGTTGAACACCACGACGAGGACGACCGAGACGACGAGCACGCCCTGTACGGCCGGCACGTCGCCGCGGACCGCCGCCTGGCTGGCGTACACGCCGTACCCGGAGAGCCCGAAGATCGCTTCGATGATCACCGCTCCGCCCAGCAGGTTGGGGAACTTCAGGCCGAGGACCGCCAACGCCGGCGCAATGCCGTTGCGCAGCACGTGCACGAAGAAGATCCGGCGCGGGCCGAGGCCGCGCACGATCGCGCCGGTGACGTAGTTCCCGCGGTAGGCCGACACCAGCCCGTTGCGCAGCTGCCGGGCGACGTCGGCGGCCGTGTCGAAGCTGAGCGCGATCGCGGGGAGGATCAGGTGGCTCAGCCACGGGCCCAGCCCGGCCTGGATCGGCACGTAGCCCGCGGCGGGCAGCAGCTGCAGGCTGACCGCGAACACCGCCGCCAGCCCGATCCCCACGATGAACGGCGGCAGCACCGAGATGACCGTGGTGAAGGTCGTGATCGCCCGGTCGGGCCAGCGGGTGTGGAAGTGGGCGGCGAGCGCGCCGAGCAGAAACCCGAAGACGATGCCGAGGACGAGCGCGACCCCGGCGGCCGAGAGCGTGATGGCGGCCCGCTGGCCGAGCGCGTGCGCCACGCTCAGCCCGTTGTACCAGCTCTTTCCCAGGTCGCCGTGCAGGAGCGAGCCGAGCCAGTCCCCGTACTGGACGAGGAAGGGGCGGTCGAGGCCCCACGTGTGTTCGATGGCCGCCACGGCCTGCGGGGAGGCCGCGTCGCCGAGCTGCAGGTAGGCGGGGCTGCGCCCGCTGAGATGCCCGAGCAGGTAGGTGAGGAAGGTGCCGAGCAGGAACACCGGGACGAGGATCCCGAGCAGCCGGGCGGTCGAGGCGACCGCCCGGCTGATCCGGTGGGCGACCACGCCGCGACGGGCGGCAGGCGGCGCGGTGAGCGCGGGTGGCGGTGCGGACACTGGCTTCTACTCCCGTCGATGAACGGCGTTGGTCGTGTCTTCAGGGTTGGTCGGGGTCGGCTCAGTCGCCGTGGGTGAACGTGACGCCCTTCCAGCTCAGGAAGCCGTCGATCGCGGGCAGGTCGGAGAGCGACTTCTTCTTGGCGATGGCGGAGGCGTAGGTGTAGAGCGACACCGTGGAACCGTTCTCGTAGCCGGCCTTGGCGGCGGCCTGCAGCCGGGAGGGGTAGTCCGGCGAGTCGATGGGCGTGGCCCGGACCGCCTTGAGCGCCTGCTGGAAGGGCGCGGACGTGTACGGCGAGCTCAGGTTGAGCACGCCCCCGGTGTCGTAGTGCTCGGTCAGCGCCTGGACGTGGGAGTCACGGCCGACGTAGCCGAAGATCGACGCGGCGAGGGTCTTGCCGTAGTACCCCTTGCTCCAGTTGGCGAAGTCGGTCAGTTTGATGGTCGTCCGGATGCCGACCGCCTTGAGCTGCTCCTGGAGGACTTCCGCGACCTGGTCGAAGTTGTTGGCGAGGCCGGCGATCTCGAAGGAGATGGCACCGTCCGCGTAGCCGGCCTTCGCCAGGATCTCCCGGGCCCGGGCGGGATCGTAGGGGTGCTCGGAATCCAGCGCGCCGACGTAGGCCGGGTGTCCCTTGGGGAAGGGCTGGTGGGAGGGCTCGCCCTCACCGAACCCGAGTTTGGTGGCGAACTCGGCGGGGTTGACGGCGTAGCGGATCGCCTCGACGACCTTCGGGTCGGTGAACGGCGCCTTGTTGATGTTCAGGCTCAGGAAGGTCGACCCCCACTGGCGGTTGACCCCCGCCAGGATGTCGAGACCCGCGCCGCGCGCCTGCTGGATCTGTGACCCGTCGATCTGGGCGAAGTTGTACACGCCGGACTGCAGGCCCGGCACGAGCGTGTTCGCGTCGATGCCGAAGTTGATCTCGATCCGCTTGACGTGGATGTTCGCCGCGTCCCAGTAGCCGTCCCACTTCTCCAGGACGATCTTCGACTCGGGGACGATCTCCACGACCTTGTACGGACCGGCGCCGACCGGGTTCGTCTGGCTGAGCTTGACCGGGTCCGCCTGCGCGGCCGCCTTGCTGGGCAGCATGCCGCCGCGCACGGACAGCAGGTAGGGGATCTGGTAGTCCTGCTGGCCAAGATCGAGCCGCACCGTGAGGTCGTCGATCACGGTCGCCGACCTGACGTTGTTGTACGAGCCCTTCAGCGCCGAGTTCTGCTGCGTCTTGATCCGCTCGATGTTGAACTTGACGGCCTCGGCGTTGACCGGCGTCCCGTCCTGGAAGGTCAGCTTGGGCTTCAGCCGGATGGTGATCTGGTCGCCCGCCTGGTTGTACGAGTAGCCCTCGGCGAGAGCCGGCTTCACCTCACGCTTCTCGTTCAGCGTGAACAGCGACTCGTAGATGGGCGTGAGGTAGTTCGTCGCCGCGGTCGATCCGGTGACGACCGGGTCCCAGGCGACCGGGATCTGCTTGGTCCCCCAGTGGACCGTGTCCGAGCCGCTCCCCCCGCCGGCGGCCGCACTGGTCGAGCATCCGGCCAGCAGCGCGCCGGCCGTCACCAGTGCGGTGAGGACGCCGAGGCGCCTCTTTCTCGTTCTGAACATTTCTCTCCGATCGGGGGATCGTTCGGGCATCGCGCGGTGGCCGCACCGGCGGTCGTCGCATGAAGGGCATGAACGGGCATGAACGGGCATGAAGGGCATGACGGGCTGGGCGACGGGAGAGAAGTCCCGTCGCCGATGTCGACGACTACTCGGAGTCGTCAGGGATGGTGTCGCGGACGACCCTGAATCGGTCCCGCGAAGATGACGTATGGGTCGTGGCTGGAGCACTCATGCTCGGGGGCGCCGACCGCGCCCCCGTCACTCACCGACAGCGAGCGCTACCGGTGCGCATGAGGTCGACCTCACGACGGGTGACGAGCGGCATGAGCGCGCGAAGGCGCGGCAGGCCAGTCCTCGGTTCCTCGATCGCCACGGGACCGATCAAAGCCGGCCGAGGCCGCGATGTCAACCCATGTTGTAATGATTTCGATCAGGAAGCACCCGCCGTTTCCCGCCGCGACGCCCCCCATCTCATGACATCATCCCTTGATGACCTCCAAGGTCCCGCAGCCCAAGGAGTCACGTGTCCACCTCCGTTGCGGCCGAGCCCGCCCCGATGCGCACCACCGCCCGCCCCAGGCCCGTCGACACCGGCAGCCTCTGTCTCGACCTCGTCGCCACCCGCACGCCGGGCGGCCCGGACCTGCTCGAGACGGCAGCCGACGCGACGGCGTGGCTCGACGCCTTCGACCTGCCGACCCCCGCGGCCGGGTTCACGTCGCGTGACCTGGAGCGGGTCCAGGCGCTGCGCGCCGCCGTGGACCGCCTCGTCCAGGCCCGCCTCGCCGGCGCCAGCCCCGACCCCGAGGACGCCGGGCACCTCAACACCTGCGCCGCGCCGCCGACGCCGACGTTCTTCCTCCGCGGGGATGCGTGGCTGCGGGTCGAGGTCCCGCAGCCCGACCTGGCCGGCGTGCTGTCCGTCCTCGCCCGCGACGCGGTCCACCTGTTGACCACGAGCGAGCCGAGCCGCCTGCGCTCCTGCGAGGGCTGCGGCCTCGCCTTCTACGACCGCTCCCCCTCGGGTGCCAGGCGCTGGTGCTCGATGAAGCGCTGCGGCGAGCGCACCGCCTCCGCCAACTACCGCCGCCGCCACGCCGATGCCCACGCCGACGCCAACGCCGGCCACAGCGCCATCCCGGCCGACGCGGCGACGGAATCGCCCGTGCCGTCGGCGAACCCGCGTTCCCGGCGAAGCCCCGCGTCCAACCACTGACTCCGGCCCGTCGCCATGGGCGTCCACGCCCTGGCTGGCCGGCAGCGGGGAGTCGCCCGTTGCGTGCCGACCGGTGGCCCTCGGATTCGTCGACGACGTCTACGTCGATGCGGACCATCGCGGAAAGGGCGAGCCACGCCCTCGGAAGTGGAAGCAGGTCGGCAGTCATCGGGAAACGCGGGCACGGAACAGACACACGCCCAGCGCGGTACGCGACCACTTCAGGGACGCTGGAACCTGCCGACGTGGCGACTGCCCACGTAACGTTCTGTCGATCCGGGCCACGACCTGCCCCGTCTGTGCCTAACCTGATGGCGATCAGGATGGACGGGGAGGGAGATCTTCATGCCCAGGTGTCCGCACGCATACTGTCGACGGTCCCGATGAGTGCGCCGGTGGTCGTCGCGGTGGTGGGGGGCGGGGCGAGCGGTTGCCTCGCCACCGCCCAGCTGGCAAGGTCCGTGGCGGTTACCGGCCGAAGATTCACGATCCTGCTCGTCGAACCCGACGACGTCGGTGAGGGCCTGGCGTATCGGACCCGGGATCCGCGGCACCGGCTCAATGTGCCGGCCGCGAAGATGAGCGCCTTCGACGATGACCCGCAGCACTTCCTGCGCTGGCTTCGGCGGCATGTCGCGGTCGACTTTCCGGCCGGGGGCTACGCGCCCCGCCAGTTTTACGCCGACTACCTCCGCCACACGCTGGAGGAGACGCTGCGCGCCGCGGGCGGGGTGCACTGCGAGCGGGTGCGCGCCCGCGCGACGGACGTCCGCCGGCACGGCCGCCGGCTGCGCCTCACGCTCGACGACGGCACCAGCCATCCGGTCGACGGCGTGGTCCTCGCCCTCGGGCACGGCGCTGCGACGACGTCGTGGGCTCCCCCGGCGCTGGCCCGCTCGCCGCGGTTCGTCGGTGATCCGTGGCGGGCGGATTCCCAGCCCCGCGTCCCGGCCGGCAGCGACGTGCTGCTCGTCGGCTCCGGCCTGACCATGGCCGACATGGCCCAGCGCTGGAGCCGGGCCGGCGTGCGCCTGCACGTGACCTCGCGCCACGGGCTGCTTCCACTCCCCCACGCCGCGAACCCGGCACCGCCGCTCGCCGCCCCCCAGCTACCCGACGGACCGTTGAGCCTCGCCCAGGCCCGCCGCCTTGTCTTCGATCACATCCGCGCGGCCGACGGCGACTGGCGGCGGGCCGTGGACGCGATGCGCCCGGTGACGGCCGAGCTGTGGTCACGCCTGGACGCCGCTGCCCGCTCGCGCTTCGTCGCCACGACGATGCGGCGCTGGGACCAGGTGCGCCACCGCGTCGACCCCGCCGTCCACGCCTGGCTGGAGCAGCGACGCGCCGAGGGATCGCTGGTCGTGCACGCCGCCCACGTCGTCGACGCTGCCGACACCGCGGCCGGCATCGAGGTCTCGCTCGGTGACGGCTCCCGTGTGGTCGCCGCGGCCGTGGTCAACTGCACCGGGGCGGGCGCCGGCGTGCGGACCAGCCATGATCCCCTCATCATGAACCTGCTCGCCAGCGGCCTGGCGACCCCGGACGCCCTGGACCTGGGTTTCGCCACCGAGGGGTCCGGGCGGCTGGTCGCGACCGACGGACCGCGGCCGGCGATCTGGGCCATCGGACCGTTGCGGCGCGGCGAACTGTGGGAGAGCACGGCGATCCCCGACCTTCGCGGCCAGGCGGCTGCGCTCGCCCGCGCCGTCGTCACTGCCCTGCCCGGGCCACGGGTCGTCCGGCGGGTGCGCGACCCCTACGGCCTGCCCCTCACCGCCAGCCCGGCGGCGGCCGGTCGCTACGTCGCCGGGCTCGGACGGATCCTGCGGGTGCGGTCCGGAGCCGAGACGCTGGTGGCCGAGGCGGTCGCGGCCGATCCCCAGTTCGCCCTCGGGCAGGCGGTGCTGGCGCTGCTCGGTGCCGAGTGGGGCGCCGACGTCGATGTGGAAACGGCGCTGCGGAACGCTCAACGCCACGCCGGCCGGGCCGACGAGCGGGAGCGGCGCTTCATCGAGGTCGTCGCCGCCCGCATCCACGAGCCGGGCGGAGCCGGTTCGGCGGCGGCGCTGCTCAGCTACATCCAGGCCTACCCGGAGGACGCCCTCGCCGTCAGCATCGCCGTGCCGACCATCGCGTTCAACGGCGCCACGGAGATCCCGGCCGAGGCCTGGGCCCTGGTCGAAGGACTGGCTGCCGTCTACCGCGACGACTGGTGGTACCGGGGGCTGCTCGCCTTCACCCGCCAGGAGCAGGAGCGCTGGGACGAGGCGGCCGAACTCGCCGCACTGTCGCTGGCCGTCGAACCGACCGCCGGCCACGCCGTCCACGCGAAGACCCACGTCCACTACGAGACCGGCGACCACGAGGCGGGACTGGCCTGGTTGGACGCCTGGATCTCGACCTGCGGGTCGGACTCGTCGCATCGGGCGCACTTCTCCTGGCACGCGGCCCTGCACGAACTCGCCCTCGGTGACGACAACGCGATCCGGGCGCGTTTCTCGACCCAGCTCTCGCCGCCGGCCGTCTCCGGCGTCCGGGCGCTGATCGACTCGGCGTCGCTGCTGTGGCGCGGCCTCGCGGCCGGCGCCTGGACGTCGGTGGAACTCGGACCGGTGTTGGAGACCGTTCCCGGCGCGTTGCTCGTCGATCCGCCGACGCCCTTCGTCGGGCTCCACGCGGCCATCGCCCTCGCCGCCGTGGGAGACTGCCGCCGACTCGCGCAACTGCGCCGGTCCGCCGCCGCCCGCAGCAGCGCGGTGTTCACCGACACCGTCGCGCCGCTGGCCGACGCCCTGATGCACCTTCTGCACGGTGATCCCGACCGGGCGACCGACGCGCTGATCGCATTGCCCGGCGTCGAGCGGCTCGGAGGCAGCGCCGCCCAGCGCGAGATCGTCGAGGACACCACGATCTACTGCGCCATCCAGGCCAACCGGCCCGACCTCGCCCAGTCGCTTCTGCAGACCCGACTCGACCGCCGCTGCTCCCCCCGCGACGTCCACCGCCGCGCACAACTCCTCACCGGCCAACAGACCGGACGCTCGTCACCGAGCGAGTGACCGGTACTTCGTCATGGTCGACGTGGTGGTGCTCGCCCGGACGGCGACAAAGTTCATCTCCGGGTCCAGCGGACGGAGGCAATTGATGGTGGGCGGGGCGATCCCATCCCGGATGGCCAGGCAGGACACGATCGCCTCGACCGCACCCCCGGTGCCGATCATGTGCCCGGTCATGGACTTGGTTGAGCTGACCGGGACATGTGGCGCGTACGCGCCGAACACCCCTCGTTGCGTACTCCATCACCACCCGGTCGGCGTGAAACGTCCAGGTGGCGCTTCTCCGGACCAGCTCGAATCCCAGGTCCATCGGGCGTCCTCCGCTATCGCCGCTGGCTCTTCCGGTCCGGGAGAAGCATCGCGCCGGTGGTGATGACCAGCTCGAGGGCGCCCAGGAAGACAAGCACCACGCCGACCTTGGTCAGGGTGAAGACCGGGATCTTGACCCCATCCGTGGTGAAGTAGAGGATCAACCCGGCGGCCAGCATGAAGGCACCGGTGATCAGGGACTTGACATTGTTGGACACGTCGCCTCCTCGGCGTATGAGGATCCGGGCAGCACTCCATCCTCGGCCGGCCCGCCGGTGTCGCCGGTCGACTGCGGCGAGACTGACCGCAGGTCGTGCAGAAACCTGATGAAGAACAGTCCGAATGCGACTCCAACCTAGCAGCATCCAAGCACCGCGAGTGCGCTCCGACTGCCGAAGGCCGCGATCAGCCAGGTCAGCAATGAAACCCCGAACGGGCTCGGCCCGGAGACCTCAGTGGTTGCGATACTTGTGACCCGGCCGAACAATCTTTCGGGAACCCGCTCCTGTAGCACCAACATGTACTGGAGATCGACGGGCTGATCACCACTCCCGCGACGAACATCACCATGAGTGCGACCGGCACGGCGGTCTGCGCTGCGAGTAGAAGAACCAGCACCCCGGAGGAGCTGACTGGACCGGATTCCGGTGTGGTCGCCGCGGCCGACGCGACCACACGGTCGGGCGCCGCGCCTCCGACTGGAGTCAGGAGAGGTAGAAGAGGCACCGCGGGATCCAGGACGGATGCCACCGCCACCAGTACTCCGCATTTCCTGTTGCGAAGTCCATAAACAAGCGGCTACATCCGTCGCCGGGAAAGGAATACCACGGGAGAGTCGAGCAAGAACGCTCGGGGTCCTCGACCGGTACTGGCAGCAGATTGCCGCCCACGGCCACGGACGGCCGATCGACCGGCCGCCGGCAGTGACGGAGTGGTCCGTCAGCTGGTCGTCGCCGACTTCTGGCCCATGGCCAGGAAGTACGCCGCGCACCTCGGCCAGGGCACGCTGCGCCCGCTCGGCCCCGGATACTGGTACGGCGGCCCGTGGCTCCGTGTCATGCTGCTCAGCGTTGTCAAGGAGCAATAGCGCGATCCGGCCGCGGCTCTATGACCACCCGTTCTGGTCGGGCCGGCGGTGGGTGGCCGGGTGGTCGCATCCGTCGGTCGATCATGGGATCGCGGTCACTCCGCCACCGCCTTCCCGGGAAACGGCGCGGAGACGAGCGACGGGATGATCAGACGGTGAAACGGCTTCACCACCGCGAAGTAGGCGCGGCCAAGGGTGTCGTTCAGCTGCACCTCGGTGGTGAAGCTTCCGCGCGGAGCGATGCCCTCGCGGGTCGTGAAGATCGCGCGGAAGGCCAGGTGCGGGTCGGAGTCCGCGCAGACGACACGGTCGGCCTCGATCGAGCGCACGACGAGCGGACCGAACTTTCCGCCGACGGAAAGGTGGACGCTGCGGCCGTAGTTTCGTTCCTGCGTCTGGAAACCTAGGCGGCCGGCGACGACGTCCCGCGCGGACAGCAGCATCTCCAGCCAGCGCGGTGCCGCTTCGAGGATGCGGGCGCAGAACGCCGGCGCGTCCATCGGCTCGGGCAGGGCAACGGAGTAGGTGTCGCGGTAGTCGATCCGAT from Frankia alni ACN14a harbors:
- a CDS encoding ABC transporter permease, whose product is MSAPPPALTAPPAARRGVVAHRISRAVASTARLLGILVPVFLLGTFLTYLLGHLSGRSPAYLQLGDAASPQAVAAIEHTWGLDRPFLVQYGDWLGSLLHGDLGKSWYNGLSVAHALGQRAAITLSAAGVALVLGIVFGFLLGALAAHFHTRWPDRAITTFTTVISVLPPFIVGIGLAAVFAVSLQLLPAAGYVPIQAGLGPWLSHLILPAIALSFDTAADVARQLRNGLVSAYRGNYVTGAIVRGLGPRRIFFVHVLRNGIAPALAVLGLKFPNLLGGAVIIEAIFGLSGYGVYASQAAVRGDVPAVQGVLVVSVVLVVVFNLLVNIVLNRVTPDANRGV
- a CDS encoding CGNR zinc finger domain-containing protein, with product MSTSVAAEPAPMRTTARPRPVDTGSLCLDLVATRTPGGPDLLETAADATAWLDAFDLPTPAAGFTSRDLERVQALRAAVDRLVQARLAGASPDPEDAGHLNTCAAPPTPTFFLRGDAWLRVEVPQPDLAGVLSVLARDAVHLLTTSEPSRLRSCEGCGLAFYDRSPSGARRWCSMKRCGERTASANYRRRHADAHADANAGHSAIPADAATESPVPSANPRSRRSPASNH
- a CDS encoding NtaA/DmoA family FMN-dependent monooxygenase (This protein belongs to a clade of FMN-dependent monooxygenases, within a broader family of flavin-dependent oxidoreductases, the luciferase-like monooxygenase (LMM) family, some of whose members use coenzyme F420 rather than FMN.), whose product is MTRQVRLCLNLQATGRHDAAWKTLPPTSDWIAGIDYYTEIARLAERARFDAIFIADRLGSLDAASYRRPWRGTDPTVLLAALARETEHIGLVSTNPAIHGNPFLLARSIATLDHVSKGRAGWNIITSQEDVTRSALGVDEVLEPQARYRKAEEFISAVDALWASLPEDAVVADAAADVYIDARRTRPVDFSGEFYRTSGVLPLPGGYQGRRPVLFQAGASRQSKELGARWADALFTSQRLPELSREFSAEVKGLAAANGRNPDDLLVLPGLFTVLGATEAAARERKRELDELLAVGPLVELLTAQLEFDVSRLDLDAQLPYAELAQRAAAPAVTARRDQLVAEARRRGLTIRQLLFHNLSGGQRLIVGTPEQVADDIVEWVDTRASDGFVINIDVQPAGFVEFIEGVVTQLQDRGRFRREYAHDTLRGNLGIGGAPAGGRASAAGESSGPVHDGERR
- a CDS encoding ABC transporter permease — protein: MIRTLLRLTSARVALALLAIIAVVAVLGPVLAPYDPLKGSDRTLAGPSASHLLGTDYIGRDVLSRILAGAPLSILSALEVAGIALVLGTIPGILSVYLGSVFEWLSLRVVDTFIALPFLVFAVAMTALLGNGITQAMIVVGMLIAPVFYRVSRAATMSVARSQYVEAASIAGASTSWIVRSHVWSKVLPSIAVTLATTLGIGLVVISSLTFLGIGIQPPTPTWGGILASDLGYLAQKPYAPVFPTLLILAAVLACNLLADAIRDAAGETGRALTGEKTARSNRTRRLAALAELADPTDPSRP
- the nikE gene encoding nickel ABC transporter ATP-binding protein NikE, translating into MTPSVPGPADRDAAGRDTVLTLTDVRIHNDAADEELVHGVSLRLARGGVVGIVGESGSGKSLTCKAVLGVLPKHIEVAGGSIELLGRDVAGLSRPEWTALRGSSISAVFQDPASYLNPSIRVGKQVQEVLRVKQGLNRPAAKQRAIELLDAVHLRDPAYVYEQYVHELSGGMLQRVLIAIAISLDPEVLIADEATTALDTTVQAGILDLLVELKERIGLSLIVVSHDLAVVAQLCDEVLVMRDGHVVEQGPTAAILHAPRHEYTRLLVAEHEQYGLRAAGTGSRPPASAPASAPASGSAPVQAPVQVQVPEPRSSSAPESLEPVLRVDGLGVQFGRGRGRKQALEDASLVIRPGETVGVIGESGAGKSTLARAVLGLVRASAGSVHVGGRDVTHLSGRQRRAFGREGVVQYVFQDPLRSLDPEHTVAASVAEPLRIRGGLDRAAIAAAVRRQFRAVRLDESLLERFPGELSGGQRQRVAIARALIGEPRLLILDEPVSALDSANRVAILELLRELRSTLDVAMLFISHDLGSVAGISDRTIVLYRSRIVEAGDTARIVSAPSHPYTRLLVESAPTLTSRPADREQRERLRAGLAVS
- a CDS encoding ABC transporter substrate-binding protein, which gives rise to MFRTRKRRLGVLTALVTAGALLAGCSTSAAAGGGSGSDTVHWGTKQIPVAWDPVVTGSTAATNYLTPIYESLFTLNEKREVKPALAEGYSYNQAGDQITIRLKPKLTFQDGTPVNAEAVKFNIERIKTQQNSALKGSYNNVRSATVIDDLTVRLDLGQQDYQIPYLLSVRGGMLPSKAAAQADPVKLSQTNPVGAGPYKVVEIVPESKIVLEKWDGYWDAANIHVKRIEINFGIDANTLVPGLQSGVYNFAQIDGSQIQQARGAGLDILAGVNRQWGSTFLSLNINKAPFTDPKVVEAIRYAVNPAEFATKLGFGEGEPSHQPFPKGHPAYVGALDSEHPYDPARAREILAKAGYADGAISFEIAGLANNFDQVAEVLQEQLKAVGIRTTIKLTDFANWSKGYYGKTLAASIFGYVGRDSHVQALTEHYDTGGVLNLSSPYTSAPFQQALKAVRATPIDSPDYPSRLQAAAKAGYENGSTVSLYTYASAIAKKKSLSDLPAIDGFLSWKGVTFTHGD